A genomic stretch from Aedes albopictus strain Foshan chromosome 2, AalbF5, whole genome shotgun sequence includes:
- the LOC109421491 gene encoding tetratricopeptide repeat protein 7B-like, with protein sequence MWATASSAEQVSDEALESWRMKKMRRQQFIPRNQDEETVLLLLIAEALAVRDAVLSQNPETVIYNLMILATVRWNQADSNDFSVKALKFTFWEDHNWQQYAVCLIAMGHYKHVVCALKEHSNQWTVSVA encoded by the exons ATGTGGGCGACGGCGTCGTCCGCTGAGCAAG TTTCAGACGAAGCATTGGAATCCTGGCGTATGAAGAAAATGCGGCGGCAGCAGTTCATTCCGAGGAACCAGGATGAGGAAACGGTACTGTTGCTACTAATCGCGGAAGCGCTGGCCGTAAGAGACGCTGTTCTATCGCAGAATCCCGAGACTGTGATCTATAATCTAATGATACTGGCCACGGTGCGCTGGAACCAAGCCGATTCTAACGACTTCTCGGTGAAGGCGCTAAAATTTACCTTCTGGGAGGATCACAACTGGCAACAGTACGCTGTCTGTTTGATCGCCATGGGCCATTACAAGCATGTGGTTTGTGCCTTGAAGGAACATTCTAACCAATGGACAGTTTCAGTTGCCTGA